The genomic interval AGGTCTCGCCGCAGCCGCAGCCGTCACCGCAGCCGCCGGCCGTGGCCACGACGGGTTCCTCTCCGGGCAGGGCGATCCGGTGCAGGGCGAGGTCTTCGGGGGTGCTCACGCTGGTCTCCTTGGGGGCGGAGGGGATGACGGGCGGGAATGCGGCCGAGTCCGTGCGGGAGACGGCGAGCGTGCGGTCCGGACGGAGGGTCACCCGGAGGTGGTGGCGCCAGGCGGTGTCGTCGCGGTCGGGGAAGTCCTCGCGCCAGTGGCAGCCGCGGGTCTCCTCGCGGCGCAGGGCGGCGGCGACGAGGACGCGGGCGACGAGGAGGAGGTTGGTGGCCTCCCAGCTCTCGGTGCCGGGCGCTTCCAGGGTGCTCGCCCGCTCGGTGTCGATGCGGTCCAGCTCGGCGGCGGCGCGCCGGAGGCTCTCGGCCGAGCGGAGGACGCCGGCGCCCGCCGTCATGACGCGCTGGATCTCCAGGCGCGCCTTGGGCGGTACGAGGTGTCCGGCGGTCTCCGCCGCGGCGGGGGTGCCGGGCAGCCCGTCCTCGGCCGCCACGGGGTGCGGGCCGGGCGCGTGCCGGAGGGCGGCGATGTCCGCCGCGATGCGCTCGGCGAAGACCAGGCCTTCGAGCAGGGAGTTCGAGGCGAGCCGGTTCGCGCCGTGGACGCCGGTGCAGGCGACCTCGCCGCAGGCGTAGAGGCCCTCGATGGTGGTGCGGCCGCGCAGGTCCGTGCGGACGCCGCCGGAGGCGTAGTGGGCGGCGGGCGCGACGGGGACGGGCTCCGTCACCGGGTCGATGCCGTGGGCGCGGCAGGCGGCGAGGATGGTGGGGAAGCGGCTCGCCCACATCTCGGCGCCGAAGTGCCGGCCGTCGAGGTACATGTGCGCGGCGCCGGTCTCCCGCATCCGCCGCATGATGCCCTTGGCGACGATGTCGCGGGGGGCGAGCTCGGCGAGCTCGTGGGCGCCGACCATGAAGCGGTGGCCGTCGGCGTCGACGAGGTGGGCGCCCTCGCCGCGGACCGCCTCGGAGACCAGGGGCTGCTGGCCCTCGACGTCGGGGCCGAGCCACAGGACGGTGGGGTGGAACTGGACGAACTCCAGGTCGGAGACCTCCGCCCCGGCGCGCAGGGCCAGGGCGACGCCGTCGCCGGTGGACACGGCGGGGTTGGTGGTCGCGGAGAACACCTGGCCCATGCCGCCGGTGGCCAGGACGACGGCCTTGGCGTGGACGGCGCCGACGCCGTCGACCCGGCCCTCGCCCATGACGTGCAGGGTGACGCCGGCGGCGCGGCCCTCGTCGTCCTTGAGGAGGTCGAGGACGAGGGCGTGCTCGATGGTCTCGATGCCGGCGTCGCGGACGGCCTCGACGAGCGCCCGGGAGATCTCGGCGCCGGTGGCGTCGCCGCCGGCGTGGGCGATCCGGCGGCGGTGGTGGCCGCCCTCGCGGGTCAGCAGGATCTCGCCGGTGTCGGCGTCGGCGTCGAAGCGGGCACCGGTGGCGATGAGCCGGCGCACGGCGTCGGGGCCCTCGGTGACCAGGGCGCGGACGGCCTCCTCGGAGCAGAGGCCGGCACCGGCGACGAGGGTGTCGTCGAGGTGCTGCCCGGGGGTGTCGCCCTCGCCGAGCGCCGCCGCTATGCCGCCCTGGGCCCAGCGGGTGGAGCCGTCGTCCAGGCGGGCCTTGGTGACGACGGTGACCTTACGGCCGGCGGCGGCACAGCGCAGCGCGACGGTCAGGCCGGCGACGCCGGAGCCGATGACGACGACGTCGGCCCGGGTCGCCCAGCCGGGGTGCGGCGCGTGCAGGCGTATCCCGGTCATCGCCGGCCTCCGAAGGTCAGGGGGATGTTGTCGATGAGGCGTGTGGTGCCGACCCGGGCGGCGACCGCGAGGACGGCCTCGCCGGTGTGGTCGTCGGGGACCTCGGTGAAGTCGGCGGGGTCGACGAGGGCCACGTAGTCGAGGACGAGCGGGGGCTCCATGTCCGCGGCGGCGTCGAGGATCACCTGGGCGGAGCGGCGGACGGCCCCGGCGCCGAGCTCCTCCGCCGTCGCGGCCGTGAACAGGGCGCGGGAGATCTCCAGCGCGGTGGCCCGGTCGGCCTCGGAGAGATAGCGGTTGCGGCTGGAGAGGGCGATGTTGTCGCCCTGTCTGACCGTGGGGACGCCGACGACCTCGACCGGGAAGTTGAGGTCGCGGACCATGCGGCGGATCAGCGCGAGCTGCTGGGCGTCCTTCTGCCCGAAGAGCGCGACGTCCGGCCGGGTGAGGTGGAGGAGCTTGGCGACGACGGTGAGCATGCCGTCGAAGTGGCCGGGGCGCGCGGCGCCCTCCAACCGCTCGCCCATGGGCCCGGCGGTGATCCGGACCTGGGGCTCGCCGCCGGGGTAGACCTCGTCGGCCGACGGGGCGAAGACGGCGTCGGCGCCGGACGCCTCGGCGAGCTCGACATCGGCGTCGAGGGTGCGCGGATAGCGGTCGAGGTCCTCGCCGGCGCCGAACTGGAGCGGATTGACGAAGACCGTGACGACGACCTGGCCCTCGGGCCCGACCAGCCGGCGGGCGGTGCGGATCAGGGTGGCGTGACCCTCGTGGAGGGCGCCCATCGTCATCACGACGGCCCGTCGGCCTTCGTCGCGCGGGAGGGCCTGGAGCTCCTCCGCGGTGCGCGGGAGCTGAGTGGTCATGCGGTGCCTCCGTCCGCGAGGACGCCGAGCAGGTCCTCCGCCAGTTCGGGCTTGAGCAGGCCGTGCGCGAGGGCGCGGTCCGCGGTCGTACGGGCCATGGCCAGGTATCCGGCGACGGCCTGGGGGGCGTGGACGCGCAGCTCCGCGATGTGCGCGGCCACGGTGCCCGCGTCACCGCGCGCCACCGGGCCGGTGAGGGCGGCGTCGCCGGAGCGCAGGACGTTGTCGAGCGCGGCGCCGAGGAGGGGGCCGAGCATGCGGTCGGGGGCCGAGACCCCGGCGGTCCGCAGCAGCTCCATGGCCTGGGCGACCAGGGTGATCAGGTGGTTGGAGCTCATGGCGAGGCCCGCGTGGTAGAGCGGGCGGGCCTCCTCCGCCACCCACTCGGGCTCGCCGCCCATCTCGATGACCAGGGCCTCCGCGGCGAGCCGCAGCTGGTCGGGGGCGGTGACTCCGAAGGAGCAGCCGGCCAGCCGCTCGACGTCGACCGGGGTGCCCGTGAAGGTCATGGCCGGGTGCAGGGCGAGCGGCAGGGCGCCGGCCCGGCGCGCCGGGTCGAGGACGGCCGTGCCGTGCCGGCCGGAGGTGTGCACGAGGAGCTGGCCGGGGCGGACGGCGCCGGTCTCGGCGAGCCCCGTGACGAGGCCGGGCAGGACGTCGTCGGGGACGGTGAGGAGGACGAGCTCGGCGCGGGCGAGCACTTCGGCGGGCGGGACGAGCGGGACGTCGGGGAGCAGGGCGGCGGCCCGGCGCACCGAGGCGTCCGAGACTCCGGAGGCGGCGACCGGGCGGTGCCCGGCCAGCTTGAGCGCGGCGGCGAGCGAGGGGCCGACACGGCCCGCGCCGACGACGCCGACGGTGAGCCTGGCGGGTCGGTCCTGGGGGCTCGGGTGCTCCGGGAGGGGATGTGCGTTCACGCGGCGATGGCCTTCCGTTCCAGTCCGCGGGGGGTACCGGACGATTCCCTCGTCATGCTACGCGAGTGGAAGAAGACCGCTTCTGGACGTCCCCAGCCCTGTGGAAAACCCGGGGAAGCGGACCCGGACCCACCTGTGGAAAACCCGGGGGCGGCCCGCCGGAGGCGTCATGCTCGACGCATGGGCGGAGTGGAGCACGTCGGGAGTGGGGCGGTGGGCCGCGGCGCGGGAGTCGCCGGGGTCATGGGGGCCGCCGGGGTCGTGGAGGTACGGGCGGCGGTGGCACCCGGCCGCAGGAAGGCGAGGAGCGCGCGTCGGCGGGCCCGGCGCTCGGCGGCCCGCCGGTCGACGACGGCCCGGAAGTCCCACCAGGTGCGTACCTCACGGGCGAGGGCCCGCTCCCCCGTTCCCGGGGCGGGCGGGGCGGGGTCCCCGTGCTGTGCGGCGCGGTAGAGATCGAGGAGGTGCTGCTGTGTGGCGTCCATGCGGCCCACCTTGCGCCGCCTTCGGCCCGGCCGCCCCGTCGATTGACGAGGACCGTCAAATGACCTC from Streptomyces albireticuli carries:
- a CDS encoding Rossmann-like and DUF2520 domain-containing protein: MNAHPLPEHPSPQDRPARLTVGVVGAGRVGPSLAAALKLAGHRPVAASGVSDASVRRAAALLPDVPLVPPAEVLARAELVLLTVPDDVLPGLVTGLAETGAVRPGQLLVHTSGRHGTAVLDPARRAGALPLALHPAMTFTGTPVDVERLAGCSFGVTAPDQLRLAAEALVIEMGGEPEWVAEEARPLYHAGLAMSSNHLITLVAQAMELLRTAGVSAPDRMLGPLLGAALDNVLRSGDAALTGPVARGDAGTVAAHIAELRVHAPQAVAGYLAMARTTADRALAHGLLKPELAEDLLGVLADGGTA
- the panC gene encoding pantoate--beta-alanine ligase, which translates into the protein MTTQLPRTAEELQALPRDEGRRAVVMTMGALHEGHATLIRTARRLVGPEGQVVVTVFVNPLQFGAGEDLDRYPRTLDADVELAEASGADAVFAPSADEVYPGGEPQVRITAGPMGERLEGAARPGHFDGMLTVVAKLLHLTRPDVALFGQKDAQQLALIRRMVRDLNFPVEVVGVPTVRQGDNIALSSRNRYLSEADRATALEISRALFTAATAEELGAGAVRRSAQVILDAAADMEPPLVLDYVALVDPADFTEVPDDHTGEAVLAVAARVGTTRLIDNIPLTFGGRR